The window CTTATCACATACAGCGAGCACGGCTATGGCTATGTCGTCGAAAAGGCTCCCACCTCGAAGGGATGGACTTTCACCACATTCGAAGAGTTATGGAACTACGGCTTCCCCCAGGAAATGGCCCATTTTGCTCGCTGCGTGCGCGGCAAAGAGACCCCACAGGCCACCGGCGAGGATGGACGAGTCGTGATGGAAGCCTTGTACGCGGGATATCAGTCAGCCGGCACCGGCTGCAAGGTGACCCTGCCCTTCCGACCCCAAGGGATCAAAAAGCCGATTGATCTCTGGTGGAACCCAGTGGGGAGATAACGGTGACATATTTTGGCCGTTGTGATTTGCTCACCGCATCTCGTTATGCTATAATCCAGCCTGAAAATCGGCTGAAACATCGCCTTAGTATTCACCGATGTTTCGGCCTATTGCCAGGAAGGAGATGCAGGTGGCTCTCTCGAAAGAGGAAAAGCAGGCGATCATTCGAGAATATCACGTCCATGAGATGGATACCGGCTCACCTGAGGTTCAGGTCGCTCTCCTAACGAACCGAATTAACCACCTGGTTGAGCACTTAAAAGTCCACAAGCACGACGAGCACTCCCGTCGAGGGCTGCTCAAGCTGGTGGGACAGCGCCGTCGTCATCTGGCGTATCTAGCCAGGAAAGACTACGAGCGTTACCGAGAGCTGATCGAACGGCTTGGCTTACGCAAATAGGCCAGCTCAGAGAGGGTTAGTAGGGACGAGTAGATGTGGCGACCAGTTCACCCATCTACTCGTTTTGTATTGGGGGACTCTCAGGTAAGCCGGCTAATCCAACGGACAGCCCAGTGCGATTCTGATCCGTCCGAGGTCTAGGAATTGGTGAGTGGAGCCAATCTGACTAGGTAATAGTTTGGCTATAGTCACCAGTCCCTGACCTCTGGGCAGTATCAGAAGCCTGTGGCTGTCTTACGGCCACAGGCTTTTCTGTGGCCAAACCCGATAGAGATCAGAGGAAGGGGAAATATGAACGAACCGAAACGATTTACCGCGCAAGTGGCGGGTCATGAGATCATCATCGAGACCGGATTACTGGCACCCCAAGCGGGAGGGGCCGTTACCGTCCAATCCGGTGAGTCTGTAGTCTTGTGCACAGCCACAGCCGCGAAAGGGCTGCGGGCCGAGAGTGAGGATTTCTTCCCGCTGAGCGTCGAGTTCGAGGAACGCCTCTACGCTGCAGGACGCATCCCCGGCTCCTTCATGCGCCGGGAAGGCCGCCCCAGCGATGAAGCGATCCTCCTCTGCCGGCTGGTAGATCGGCCGTTGCGTCCATTGTTCCCCAAAGGATTTCGCAACGAAGTACAGGTGATCCTGACCGCCCTCTCGGCTGATAAGGAGACATATCTGGACATTCTAAGCATCATCGGAGCCTCCGCTGCGCTGATGATCTCCGACATACCGTTCCTAGGGCCAGTGGGCGCAGTTCGGGTCGGATATATTGACGGTCAGTTCGTGATCAATCCCACCGCCTCTCAAATGGAGCGAAGCACGCTCGACCTGCGCCTGGCCGGCACCGAGGATGCCATCCTCATGGTAGAGGCCGGTGCCCATGAGATCCCCGAAGATGTCATGTTAGAGGCCATGCGCGTGGGGCATGCGGCCATGCAGGACCTAATTCGCGTGCAGAAGGAGATGGCCGCAACAGTGGGCAAGCCGAAGATGTCGTATATAGCGTTTGAGCCATCACCAGAGGTGGAAGCGGCTGTACGGGAGCGGGCTCAGGCCCGCGTGGAACAGATCCTAGAGCAGGGGCTGGCCAAAGGCGAGCGTTCTGAAGCGCTCGACGCGCTGTTGAATGAGCTGATCGAGGAGCTGGGGACTACCTTCGACCCTGTTGAGATCAACGCAGTGTTCGAAAAGGTGGTCAAGCAGATCGTGCGACGGCGCATCTTAGACCTGGGGATTCGTCCCGATGGCCGTGATGCGAAGACGATCCGTCCCGTGTCCTGT is drawn from Anaerolineae bacterium and contains these coding sequences:
- the rpsO gene encoding 30S ribosomal protein S15, translated to MALSKEEKQAIIREYHVHEMDTGSPEVQVALLTNRINHLVEHLKVHKHDEHSRRGLLKLVGQRRRHLAYLARKDYERYRELIERLGLRK
- a CDS encoding Gfo/Idh/MocA family oxidoreductase — protein: LITYSEHGYGYVVEKAPTSKGWTFTTFEELWNYGFPQEMAHFARCVRGKETPQATGEDGRVVMEALYAGYQSAGTGCKVTLPFRPQGIKKPIDLWWNPVGR